The Streptomyces seoulensis genome contains a region encoding:
- a CDS encoding SRPBCC family protein produces MAGHTRNEITIAAPLDLVWDMTNDLENWPQLFSEYASVEVLKREGRKTTFRLTMHPDDNGTVWSWVSEREPDRENLTVRARRVETGPFAHMDIHWAYEEVPAGTRMVWTQDFAMKPEAPVDDEWMTDNINRNSKVQMALIRDKIQKAAGDRPAPALAD; encoded by the coding sequence ATGGCCGGACACACCCGGAACGAGATCACGATCGCCGCTCCGCTCGACCTGGTCTGGGACATGACCAACGACCTGGAGAACTGGCCGCAGCTCTTCAGCGAGTACGCCTCCGTCGAGGTCCTCAAGCGGGAGGGCCGCAAGACGACGTTCCGGCTGACCATGCACCCGGACGACAACGGCACCGTGTGGAGCTGGGTCTCCGAGCGCGAGCCGGACCGCGAGAACCTCACCGTCCGCGCCCGCCGCGTGGAGACGGGCCCGTTCGCCCACATGGACATCCACTGGGCCTACGAGGAGGTGCCCGCCGGTACCCGCATGGTGTGGACGCAGGACTTCGCCATGAAGCCCGAGGCGCCGGTCGACGACGAGTGGATGACCGACAACATCAACCGCAACTCCAAGGTCCAGATGGCGCTCATCCGGGACAAGATCCAGAAGGCCGCCGGGGACCGCCCCGCCCCGGCCCTGGCCGACTGA
- a CDS encoding TcmI family type II polyketide cyclase, whose product MHQGLIVARMAPGSAQDIAKIFAESDRGELPHLVGVRRRSLFQFGDVYMHLVESDTDPAPAIAKVAGHPEFRGISERLSAYVSAYDPETWRSPKDAMAERFYVWERD is encoded by the coding sequence ATGCACCAGGGACTGATCGTGGCCCGGATGGCACCGGGCTCCGCCCAGGACATCGCCAAGATCTTCGCGGAGTCGGACCGGGGCGAGCTGCCGCACCTCGTCGGGGTGCGCCGCCGCAGCCTGTTCCAGTTCGGCGACGTGTACATGCACCTCGTCGAGTCGGACACCGACCCGGCCCCGGCCATCGCCAAGGTGGCGGGCCACCCGGAGTTCCGCGGGATCAGCGAGCGCCTGTCGGCGTACGTCAGCGCGTACGACCCGGAGACCTGGCGCTCCCCGAAGGACGCGATGGCGGAGCGCTTCTACGTGTGGGAGCGCGACTGA
- a CDS encoding methyltransferase, producing MTTAETAPPPPMRLRELVFGAACAAAVRAAARLGVADALGDDPKPVEDLAASVKTEPKPLRRLLRALSCYGVFAERPDGTFAHTDMSRLLREDDPNSLRAIALWCTEPWTWDAWPRLDEAVRTGDNVVESLYGKEFFTYLNEDAPESADVFNQAMTRSSEQSAREVAALLDLSGASSVADCGGGQGHVVACLLDKYPTMRGSLLDLPRVVENALPRLRTGDLADRAEIVPGDVRASVPVKADVYVIKNILEWDDESTARLLGNVVAAGGPGTRVIVIENLVDDTPSMRFSTAMDLLLLLNVGGAKHTTESMVGRLTSAGLVVDDIRPVNPYLHAFECHVAG from the coding sequence ATGACGACCGCTGAGACAGCCCCACCGCCCCCCATGCGCCTGCGCGAGCTGGTGTTCGGGGCGGCCTGCGCCGCCGCCGTCCGGGCCGCCGCCCGGCTCGGCGTCGCCGACGCCCTCGGTGACGACCCGAAGCCCGTGGAGGACCTCGCGGCCTCGGTGAAGACCGAGCCCAAGCCGCTGCGCCGGCTGCTGCGCGCCCTGTCCTGCTACGGCGTCTTCGCCGAGCGCCCGGACGGCACCTTCGCGCACACCGACATGTCCCGCCTGCTGCGCGAGGACGACCCCAACAGCCTGCGCGCCATCGCCCTGTGGTGCACCGAGCCGTGGACCTGGGACGCCTGGCCCAGGCTGGACGAGGCCGTGCGCACCGGGGACAACGTCGTGGAGTCCCTCTACGGCAAGGAGTTCTTCACCTACCTCAACGAGGACGCCCCCGAGTCCGCGGACGTCTTCAACCAGGCCATGACCCGCTCCAGCGAGCAGTCGGCCCGCGAGGTCGCCGCGCTGCTCGACCTGTCCGGCGCCTCCTCGGTGGCGGACTGCGGCGGCGGCCAGGGCCATGTGGTGGCCTGCCTGCTCGACAAGTACCCGACGATGCGCGGCAGCCTGCTGGACCTGCCCCGCGTGGTCGAGAACGCCCTGCCCCGCCTGCGCACCGGCGACCTCGCCGACCGCGCCGAGATCGTGCCCGGTGACGTGCGCGCCTCGGTCCCGGTGAAGGCCGACGTCTACGTCATCAAGAACATCCTGGAGTGGGACGACGAGAGCACCGCCCGCCTGCTGGGCAACGTCGTCGCCGCGGGCGGCCCCGGCACCCGCGTCATCGTCATCGAGAACCTCGTCGACGACACCCCCTCGATGCGCTTCAGCACCGCGATGGACCTGCTGCTCCTGCTCAACGTGGGCGGCGCCAAGCACACCACCGAGTCCATGGTGGGCCGGCTGACCTCGGCGGGCCTGGTCGTGGACGACATCCGTCCGGTCAACCCGTACCTGCACGCCTTCGAGTGCCACGTCGCCGGCTGA
- a CDS encoding right-handed parallel beta-helix repeat-containing protein — protein sequence MKRCHIAYLACAAALVGAGVGAAPAVAAHQTLVVRPGESIQKAVDAAQAGDTVLVLAGTYHESVQIGTPRLTLRGAGARTIIKPAATKTGKDANSCAENGNGVCVLGTKTKDVEGVTVADLTVTGFARAGVFGMATDRMTVRHVHAVDNDTWGIAQERSTGGVFRENVAQRNGDAGLFLANTVKEEAGAYDAGRTLVEHNRLQDNRIGVTVRRLRNLTVSDNGISGNCAGVFVVGDENAPKAGHLTVSRNRVSQNNKSCPKTERLPALQGSGIVLTGVEQTRVTGNLVRDNAGASPLSGGIVLFKSMVGATGDQNLIDGNTLSANAPADLVNTDTGKGNTFERNSCRASKPAGLC from the coding sequence ATGAAGAGATGTCACATCGCATATCTCGCCTGCGCCGCGGCCCTGGTGGGCGCGGGTGTGGGGGCGGCCCCCGCGGTCGCCGCTCATCAGACCCTCGTGGTCCGTCCGGGCGAGTCGATCCAGAAGGCCGTCGACGCCGCCCAGGCCGGTGACACCGTGCTGGTGCTCGCCGGTACCTACCACGAGAGCGTGCAGATCGGCACGCCCCGCCTCACCCTGCGTGGTGCGGGCGCGCGCACGATCATCAAGCCCGCCGCCACCAAGACCGGCAAGGACGCCAACAGCTGTGCCGAGAACGGCAACGGCGTCTGCGTCCTCGGCACCAAGACCAAGGACGTCGAGGGCGTCACCGTCGCCGACCTCACCGTCACCGGGTTCGCCCGCGCCGGGGTGTTCGGCATGGCGACCGACCGCATGACGGTCCGCCACGTGCACGCCGTCGACAACGACACCTGGGGCATCGCCCAGGAGCGCTCCACCGGCGGCGTGTTCCGCGAGAACGTCGCGCAGCGCAACGGCGACGCGGGACTCTTCCTCGCCAACACGGTCAAGGAGGAGGCGGGCGCGTACGACGCCGGGCGGACGCTCGTCGAGCACAACCGGCTCCAGGACAACCGCATCGGCGTCACCGTCCGCCGGCTGCGCAACCTGACCGTCTCGGACAACGGCATCAGCGGCAACTGCGCCGGCGTCTTCGTCGTCGGTGACGAGAACGCCCCGAAGGCCGGTCACCTGACCGTCTCCCGCAACCGCGTCTCGCAGAACAACAAGTCCTGCCCGAAGACCGAGCGCCTGCCCGCCCTCCAGGGCTCCGGCATCGTGCTCACCGGCGTCGAGCAGACCCGCGTGACCGGCAACCTCGTGCGCGACAACGCGGGTGCCTCCCCGCTCTCCGGCGGCATCGTGCTCTTCAAGAGCATGGTCGGCGCCACCGGCGACCAGAACCTGATCGACGGCAACACGCTGTCGGCCAACGCCCCCGCGGACCTGGTGAACACGGACACGGGCAAGGGCAACACCTTCGAGCGCAACTCCTGCCGGGCCTCGAAGCCCGCGGGCCTGTGCTGA
- a CDS encoding aminoglycoside phosphotransferase family protein: MVGGVSEVPGELVRRAGDFRRRWRLRADGPALSGVCSLVLPVTAADGTPAALKVQHLDEETAGEATALLTWAGDGAVRLLAHDAPTGTLLLERLDEHRPLSGLPDAHEATGVIGDLLARLTSHAAPPGLRRLGDIARSMTERVPWALRTEPDPGTRRLLRDCAAALGEVADQPGDRLLHWDLHHGNVLASGRAPWLAIDPKPLAGDPGFELLPALADRYDPGGTRRRFDVLTGALGLDRERARAWTLARVLQNRLWQLAEGHAGRPAQDVRLAIGQALRGG; this comes from the coding sequence ATGGTCGGCGGGGTGAGCGAGGTGCCCGGCGAGCTGGTCCGGCGGGCCGGGGATTTCCGGCGCCGCTGGCGGCTGCGCGCGGACGGCCCCGCACTGTCCGGCGTCTGCTCGCTGGTCCTGCCGGTGACGGCGGCCGACGGCACCCCCGCCGCCCTCAAGGTCCAGCACCTGGACGAGGAGACCGCGGGCGAGGCGACGGCCCTGCTGACCTGGGCCGGGGACGGCGCCGTACGGCTGCTGGCGCACGACGCGCCGACCGGCACCCTGCTGCTGGAGCGGCTGGACGAACACCGCCCGCTGTCCGGGCTGCCCGACGCCCACGAGGCGACCGGCGTCATCGGCGACCTGCTGGCCCGGCTCACCTCCCACGCCGCTCCGCCCGGACTGCGCCGACTGGGTGACATCGCGCGCTCGATGACGGAGCGCGTCCCGTGGGCCCTGCGCACCGAACCCGACCCCGGCACCCGACGCCTGCTGCGGGACTGTGCGGCAGCGCTCGGCGAGGTCGCGGACCAGCCCGGTGACCGGCTGCTCCACTGGGACCTGCACCACGGCAACGTCCTGGCCTCCGGCCGGGCGCCCTGGCTGGCCATCGACCCCAAGCCGCTCGCCGGCGACCCCGGCTTCGAGCTGCTTCCCGCCCTGGCCGACCGCTACGACCCGGGCGGCACTCGTCGGCGCTTCGACGTCCTCACCGGCGCCCTCGGCCTGGACCGGGAGCGGGCGCGGGCCTGGACGCTGGCGCGCGTGCTGCAGAACCGGCTGTGGCAGCTCGCGGAGGGGCACGCCGGGCGGCCCGCGCAGGACGTACGGCTGGCGATCGGGCAAGCACTGCGCGGAGGCTGA
- a CDS encoding rhomboid-like protein, whose translation MAAYVRSAPGTYVWLAVLFVSTVALHHMSPEFEKEFLRQRSTNIHELSQNPVRVLITSAMWIDGGHWLPYAAAYTVFHAQAERWLGTGRWLAVCAAAHVLATLISELALLKAVNDGHAPPSAVNTLDIGVSYALAGVMGVLTYRIAPPWRYPYLAVLLAVYALPLAAGRTFTDVGHALAALIGLACYPLVRGRGRTWNPRETLTALRS comes from the coding sequence GTGGCGGCCTATGTGCGCTCCGCTCCGGGCACCTATGTGTGGCTGGCCGTGCTGTTCGTCAGCACTGTGGCTCTGCACCACATGTCGCCGGAGTTCGAGAAGGAGTTCCTGCGGCAGCGCTCGACCAACATCCATGAGCTGTCGCAGAACCCGGTGCGGGTGCTGATCACCAGTGCGATGTGGATCGACGGCGGGCACTGGCTGCCGTACGCCGCCGCGTACACGGTGTTCCACGCGCAGGCGGAGCGGTGGCTCGGTACCGGGCGGTGGCTCGCGGTGTGCGCGGCCGCGCACGTGCTGGCCACGCTGATCAGCGAGCTGGCCCTGCTGAAGGCCGTGAACGACGGGCACGCCCCGCCCTCGGCGGTCAACACCCTGGACATCGGGGTGAGTTACGCGCTCGCGGGCGTGATGGGCGTGCTGACGTACCGGATCGCACCGCCCTGGCGGTACCCGTACCTCGCCGTCCTCCTCGCGGTGTACGCGCTTCCGCTCGCCGCCGGCCGCACCTTCACCGACGTCGGCCACGCCCTCGCCGCCCTCATCGGGCTGGCCTGCTATCCGCTCGTCCGGGGCCGGGGCCGGACCTGGAACCCGCGCGAGACCCTGACCGCGCTGCGGAGCTGA
- a CDS encoding MFS transporter codes for MSIGRTGEPGPVPARTEAADPHRWWGLVVIALAQLMVVLDATIVNIALPSAQTALHMSDANRQWVITAYTLAFGGLLLLGGRIADLVGRKRTFVIGLIGFAGASALGGAAGSSAMLFGARALQGVFAALLAPSALSLLTTTFTDPRERGKAFGIYGALAGSGSAIGFILGGLLTEYLNWRWCLYVNVPIAVAAVLGAFALLHDRPGHGGAARLDARGAVLGCGGLVAIVYGFSEAQPRGWTDPLVLALFAAGIALLAVFVWWQNRAPDPLLPLHIVRDRNRAGCFLTMLLAVIGLFGLFLFMTYYLQVVLGYSPVRAGLGFLPLTAAIIIGSTQISARLLNRVAPRMLMVPGMLLATGGLLLLTRMTVHSSYTSEILPALLLLGLGMGLTFMPVFATATAGVAPRDSGVTSATVNTAQQVGGSIGTALLNTIATTSAAAYVTAHLRGPADRAAVVPAGVVHGYTVAIWWAAAVMLLAAVVAGVMVTAKPPRHGLPAKAQVRESVG; via the coding sequence ATGAGCATCGGCCGAACGGGTGAGCCAGGTCCGGTTCCGGCCCGAACCGAGGCAGCCGATCCCCACCGCTGGTGGGGCCTGGTCGTCATCGCGCTGGCGCAGTTGATGGTGGTGCTGGACGCGACGATCGTGAACATCGCCCTCCCCTCCGCGCAGACGGCCCTCCACATGTCCGACGCCAACCGGCAGTGGGTCATCACGGCCTACACGCTCGCCTTCGGCGGACTTCTGCTGCTGGGCGGGCGGATCGCGGACCTGGTGGGGCGCAAACGCACCTTCGTCATCGGCCTGATCGGCTTCGCGGGGGCCTCCGCGCTGGGCGGAGCGGCGGGCAGCTCCGCCATGCTCTTCGGGGCGCGGGCGCTCCAGGGCGTCTTCGCGGCCCTGCTCGCGCCGTCCGCGCTGTCCCTGCTGACCACGACGTTCACCGACCCGCGCGAGCGCGGCAAGGCGTTCGGCATCTACGGCGCGCTCGCGGGCAGCGGCTCGGCGATCGGGTTCATCCTGGGCGGCCTGCTCACCGAGTACCTGAACTGGCGCTGGTGCCTGTACGTCAACGTGCCCATCGCCGTCGCCGCCGTCCTCGGCGCCTTCGCCCTGCTGCACGACCGTCCCGGCCACGGCGGCGCGGCCCGGCTGGACGCGCGCGGCGCGGTGCTGGGCTGCGGCGGCCTGGTGGCCATCGTCTACGGCTTCAGCGAGGCCCAGCCGCGCGGCTGGACCGATCCGCTGGTGCTGGCGCTGTTCGCCGCCGGGATCGCGCTGCTGGCCGTGTTCGTGTGGTGGCAGAACCGCGCGCCGGACCCGCTGCTGCCGCTGCACATCGTCCGGGACCGCAATCGCGCGGGCTGCTTCCTGACCATGCTGCTCGCGGTGATCGGGCTGTTCGGGCTGTTCCTGTTCATGACCTACTACCTGCAGGTCGTCCTCGGCTACTCCCCCGTCCGCGCGGGCCTGGGCTTCCTGCCGCTGACGGCCGCGATCATCATCGGCTCGACCCAGATATCGGCCCGTCTGCTGAACCGGGTGGCGCCGCGCATGCTGATGGTGCCGGGCATGCTGCTGGCCACCGGCGGGCTGCTGCTGCTCACGCGGATGACGGTGCACTCCTCGTACACCTCGGAGATCCTGCCCGCGCTGCTGCTGCTCGGGCTCGGCATGGGCCTGACCTTCATGCCGGTGTTCGCCACCGCCACGGCCGGGGTCGCCCCGCGCGACTCCGGGGTCACCTCGGCCACCGTGAACACCGCCCAGCAGGTCGGCGGCTCCATCGGTACGGCGCTGCTCAACACCATCGCCACCACGAGCGCGGCCGCCTACGTCACCGCGCATCTGCGCGGCCCGGCCGACCGGGCCGCCGTGGTCCCGGCGGGCGTCGTGCACGGGTACACGGTGGCGATCTGGTGGGCGGCGGCCGTGATGCTGCTGGCCGCGGTGGTGGCGGGGGTGATGGTGACGGCGAAGCCCCCGCGGCACGGCCTACCGGCCAAGGCGCAGGTGCGGGAGTCGGTCGGCTGA